The proteins below are encoded in one region of Streptomyces roseirectus:
- a CDS encoding ABC transporter ATP-binding protein → MGTKEHVIEATDLRRVYGGGFEAVRGVSFHVDRGEVFALLGTNGAGKTSTVELLEGLARPDGGQVRVLGHDPYAERAAVRPRTGVMLQEGGFPSELTVMETARMWAGCVSGARPIGEALELVGLGAKGTVRVKQLSGGERRRLDLALALLGKPEVLFLDEPTTGLDAEGRRDTWELVRELRDSGTTVLLTTHYLEEAEGLADRLAIMHAGSVAVAGTPAEVTASQPSRISFELPPGYFVGDLPPLGELGVTGHTVDGNVVKLRTHELQRAATGVLVWAREAGVELGRLDVRSASLEEAFLGIASERKEEVTV, encoded by the coding sequence ATGGGGACGAAAGAACACGTGATCGAGGCGACAGACCTCCGGCGTGTGTACGGGGGCGGCTTCGAGGCGGTCCGGGGGGTGAGCTTCCACGTCGACCGCGGGGAGGTCTTCGCGCTGCTCGGCACCAACGGCGCCGGCAAGACGTCGACCGTCGAACTGCTGGAAGGGCTGGCGCGGCCGGACGGGGGTCAGGTGCGCGTGCTCGGGCACGATCCGTACGCCGAGCGGGCCGCCGTCCGGCCCCGGACCGGGGTCATGCTCCAAGAGGGCGGATTTCCCTCGGAGTTGACCGTCATGGAGACGGCGCGGATGTGGGCGGGGTGCGTCAGCGGGGCCCGACCGATCGGTGAGGCACTGGAGTTGGTGGGGCTGGGCGCCAAAGGGACCGTCCGGGTCAAGCAGTTGTCCGGCGGTGAGCGGCGGCGGCTCGACCTCGCGCTCGCGCTGCTCGGCAAGCCCGAGGTGCTGTTCCTCGACGAGCCGACGACCGGGCTCGACGCCGAAGGGCGGCGCGACACCTGGGAGTTGGTGCGGGAGCTGCGGGACTCCGGGACGACCGTGCTGCTCACCACGCACTACCTGGAGGAGGCCGAAGGGCTCGCGGACCGGCTCGCGATCATGCACGCCGGGAGCGTCGCCGTCGCCGGGACGCCGGCCGAGGTGACCGCCTCGCAGCCGTCCCGGATCTCCTTCGAGCTGCCCCCGGGGTACTTCGTCGGGGATCTGCCGCCGCTCGGGGAACTCGGGGTGACCGGGCACACCGTCGACGGGAACGTCGTGAAGCTGCGGACGCACGAGCTGCAGCGGGCGGCCACCGGTGTGCTCGTGTGGGCGCGGGAGGCCGGGGTGGAACTGGGGCGGCTGGACGTGCGGTCGGCCTCGTTGGAGGAGGCGTTCCTCGGGATCGCCTCGGAGCGCAAGGAAGAGGTGACGGTGTGA
- the purS gene encoding phosphoribosylformylglycinamidine synthase subunit PurS, translating to MARVVVDVMLKPEILDPQGQAVQRALPRLGFDGISDVRQGKRFELEVDGPVDEAALARIHDLAESFLANTVIEDFTVKVEEVAEAAK from the coding sequence GTGGCACGCGTCGTAGTCGACGTCATGCTCAAGCCGGAGATCCTCGACCCCCAGGGCCAGGCGGTGCAGCGCGCACTGCCGCGTCTGGGTTTCGACGGGATCTCGGATGTACGTCAGGGAAAGCGATTCGAACTGGAAGTTGACGGACCCGTGGACGAGGCCGCCCTCGCCCGGATCCATGATCTCGCCGAATCCTTCCTCGCCAACACGGTGATCGAGGACTTCACCGTGAAGGTCGAAGAAGTCGCGGAGGCGGCCAAGTGA
- the purL gene encoding phosphoribosylformylglycinamidine synthase subunit PurL, producing the protein MSRTPLDTVENAAATPDVELPWAELGLKKDEYERVVEILGRRPTGAELAMYSVMWSEHCSYKSSKVHLRQFGEKAPQSDAMLVGIGENAGVVDVGQGYAVTFKVESHNHPSYVEPYQGAATGVGGIVRDIIAMGARPVAVVDPLRFGAADHPDTKRVLPGVVAGIGGYGNCLGLPNIGGEVVFDACYQGNPLVNAGAIGVMRHEDIHLAKASGAGNKVILYGARTGGDGIGGASILASETFDDAKPSKRPAVQVGDPFQEKLLIECTLEAFAEKLVVGIQDLGAAGLSCATSELASNGSGGMRVTLDDVPLRDSTLSPEEILMSESQERMCAVVEPEKVDRFLAICEKWDVIATVIGEVTDGDRLEIFWHGGKIVDVDPRTVAHDGPVYERPYARPSWQDALQADGAEKLARPADSAELRAQVLKLVASPNQASKSWITSQYDHFVQGNTVLAQPEDSGMIRIDESTGLGVAIATDGNGRYAKLDPYTGAQLALAEAYRNVATTGAKPLAVSDCLNFGSPEDPAVMWQFAEAVRGLADACQQLGTPVTGGNVSLYNQTGEAAIHPTPVVAVLGVIDDVARRTPVAFQEEGHLLYLLGDTREEFSGSAWSQVVHDHLGGLPPKVDLERERLLAEILISASRDGMIDSAHDLSDGGLIQAVVESALLSGLGARLVVPDGLDAFTFLFSESAGRAVVAVPRSEELRFTDMCGARGLPATRIGVVDGEEVELQGEFTLPLAELREAHENTIPALLA; encoded by the coding sequence ATGAGCCGCACGCCTCTGGACACGGTCGAGAACGCGGCCGCGACCCCCGACGTCGAGCTGCCCTGGGCCGAACTCGGCCTGAAGAAGGACGAGTACGAGCGCGTCGTCGAGATCCTGGGCCGCCGCCCGACCGGCGCCGAGCTCGCCATGTACTCGGTCATGTGGTCCGAGCACTGCTCGTACAAGTCCTCCAAGGTCCACCTCCGCCAGTTCGGCGAGAAGGCCCCCCAGTCCGACGCGATGCTCGTCGGCATCGGCGAGAACGCCGGTGTCGTGGACGTCGGCCAGGGCTACGCGGTCACCTTCAAGGTCGAGTCGCACAACCACCCCTCGTACGTCGAGCCCTACCAGGGCGCCGCGACCGGCGTCGGCGGGATCGTCCGCGACATCATCGCGATGGGCGCCCGCCCGGTCGCCGTCGTCGACCCGCTGCGCTTCGGCGCCGCCGACCACCCCGACACCAAGCGCGTCCTGCCGGGCGTCGTCGCGGGCATCGGCGGCTACGGCAACTGCCTGGGCCTGCCCAACATCGGCGGCGAGGTCGTCTTCGACGCCTGCTACCAGGGCAACCCGCTGGTCAACGCCGGTGCCATCGGCGTCATGCGGCACGAGGACATCCACCTCGCGAAGGCGTCCGGCGCGGGCAACAAGGTCATCCTGTACGGGGCCCGCACCGGCGGCGACGGCATCGGCGGCGCGTCGATCCTCGCGTCCGAGACCTTCGACGACGCCAAGCCCTCCAAGCGGCCCGCGGTCCAGGTCGGTGACCCGTTCCAGGAGAAGCTGCTCATCGAGTGCACGCTCGAAGCCTTCGCCGAGAAGCTGGTCGTCGGCATCCAGGACCTCGGCGCGGCCGGACTCTCCTGCGCCACCAGCGAGTTGGCGTCCAACGGCTCCGGCGGCATGCGCGTCACCCTGGACGACGTCCCGCTGCGCGACTCCACCCTCTCGCCCGAGGAAATCCTCATGAGCGAGTCGCAGGAACGCATGTGCGCGGTCGTCGAGCCCGAGAAGGTGGACCGCTTCCTCGCCATCTGCGAGAAGTGGGACGTCATCGCCACGGTCATCGGCGAGGTCACCGACGGCGACCGCCTGGAGATCTTCTGGCACGGCGGCAAGATCGTCGACGTCGACCCGCGCACGGTCGCCCACGACGGCCCCGTCTACGAGCGCCCCTACGCCCGCCCCTCGTGGCAGGACGCGCTCCAGGCGGACGGCGCGGAGAAGCTGGCGCGACCGGCCGACTCCGCTGAACTGCGGGCGCAGGTACTGAAGTTGGTCGCCTCCCCCAACCAGGCGTCCAAGAGCTGGATCACCTCCCAGTACGACCACTTCGTGCAGGGCAACACGGTGCTGGCCCAGCCCGAGGACTCCGGGATGATCCGCATCGACGAGTCGACCGGCCTCGGCGTCGCGATCGCCACGGACGGCAACGGCCGCTACGCCAAGCTCGACCCGTACACCGGCGCCCAGTTGGCGCTCGCGGAGGCGTACCGCAACGTCGCGACGACGGGCGCGAAGCCGCTCGCCGTCTCCGACTGCCTCAACTTCGGCTCCCCCGAAGACCCCGCCGTCATGTGGCAGTTCGCCGAGGCCGTGCGCGGACTCGCCGACGCCTGCCAGCAGTTGGGCACGCCGGTCACGGGCGGCAACGTCTCCCTCTACAACCAGACGGGCGAGGCGGCGATCCACCCCACGCCGGTCGTCGCGGTGTTGGGCGTCATCGACGACGTCGCCCGCCGCACGCCGGTCGCCTTCCAGGAGGAGGGCCACCTGCTCTACCTCCTCGGCGACACCCGCGAGGAGTTCAGCGGTTCGGCGTGGAGCCAGGTCGTCCACGACCACCTGGGCGGCCTGCCGCCCAAGGTCGACCTGGAGCGCGAGCGGCTGCTGGCCGAGATCCTGATCTCCGCCTCCCGCGACGGCATGATCGACTCCGCCCACGACCTCTCGGACGGCGGTCTGATCCAAGCGGTCGTGGAATCGGCCCTGTTGAGCGGCCTCGGCGCCCGGCTGGTCGTCCCGGACGGCCTGGACGCGTTCACCTTCCTCTTCTCGGAGTCGGCGGGCCGCGCGGTCGTCGCCGTCCCCCGCTCCGAAGAGCTCCGCTTCACCGACATGTGCGGCGCACGCGGCCTGCCGGCCACCCGGATCGGGGTCGTCGACGGCGAAGAGGTGGAACTCCAGGGCGAGTTCACGCTCCCGCTCGCGGAACTCCGTGAGGCCCACGAGAACACGATCCCGGCGCTGCTGGCGTAG
- the purQ gene encoding phosphoribosylformylglycinamidine synthase subunit PurQ: MTARIGVVTFPGSLDDRDTQRAIRLAGAEPVALWHKDKDLHQVDAVVLPGGFSYGDYLRAGAISRFSPVMETVIEQAKAGLPVLGICNGFQILTEAHLLPGAMLGNNHLHFICRDQKLRVENAGTAWTSDYAAGQEIHIPLKNMDGRYVADEYTLDKLEAEGRVVFRYLDFNPNGSLRDIAGVTNEAGNVVGLMPHPEHAVEPLIGTGRTDGLPFFTSILKKLVNA, encoded by the coding sequence GTGACCGCTCGTATTGGCGTCGTCACATTCCCCGGCAGTCTCGACGACCGCGACACCCAGCGCGCGATCCGCCTCGCCGGCGCCGAACCCGTCGCTCTCTGGCACAAGGACAAGGATCTCCACCAGGTCGACGCCGTCGTCCTTCCCGGCGGTTTCTCCTACGGCGACTATCTCCGCGCCGGCGCGATCTCCCGTTTCTCCCCGGTGATGGAGACGGTCATCGAGCAGGCCAAGGCCGGCCTCCCGGTCCTCGGCATCTGCAACGGCTTCCAGATCCTCACGGAGGCCCACCTGCTGCCCGGCGCGATGCTCGGCAACAACCACCTGCACTTCATCTGCCGCGACCAGAAGCTGCGCGTCGAGAACGCGGGCACGGCGTGGACGTCCGACTACGCGGCGGGCCAGGAGATCCACATCCCGCTGAAGAACATGGACGGCCGCTACGTCGCGGACGAGTACACGCTCGACAAGCTGGAGGCCGAGGGCCGGGTCGTCTTCCGGTATCTCGACTTCAACCCCAACGGCTCCCTGCGGGACATCGCGGGCGTCACCAACGAGGCCGGCAACGTCGTGGGCCTCATGCCGCACCCCGAGCACGCGGTCGAACCGCTCATCGGCACCGGCCGCACCGACGGCCTCCCCTTCTTCACCTCGATCCTCAAGAAGCTGGTCAACGCATGA
- a CDS encoding sensor histidine kinase, whose protein sequence is MRGWWGRKSTPEKFDTYMRWSFGSFGVIEVGSIVVSVHRLGPTLGPLMLGLTALHAAGVVAVVFRSLDWHRGLRDQPVRLLYAFGALTALIGAVASVIGKYGPGNDVESVAGGIFGVVMVFGPGIVCFGLRERRQMYTVVGGFTGGTAVLLPALGRPWVAALVVAVVVLISSALCAVIGVFSIWLINAVYELDSAREAQARLAVAEERLRFGRDLHDVMGRNLAVIALKSELAVQLARRGREEAVEQMIEVQRIAQESQREVREVVRGYREVDLGVELLGAQGVLSAAGIECEVRGNVGKLPGEVQSVLGWVVREATTNVLRHGDAQRCRVGLAVSDGRVVLTVENDGASGAGGGTGGSGLAGLRERLAVVDGTLEAGLVPGGVFRVVADVPLSVGAGSSVGSVNRGVS, encoded by the coding sequence ATGCGGGGCTGGTGGGGGCGGAAGAGCACGCCGGAGAAGTTCGACACGTACATGCGGTGGTCGTTCGGCTCGTTCGGGGTGATCGAGGTCGGAAGCATCGTGGTCTCCGTCCACCGCCTGGGGCCGACGCTCGGCCCCCTGATGCTGGGGCTGACGGCGCTGCACGCGGCGGGCGTCGTCGCCGTCGTCTTCCGGTCGCTGGACTGGCATCGGGGGCTGCGCGACCAGCCCGTGCGGCTGCTGTACGCGTTCGGCGCGCTCACCGCGCTGATCGGCGCCGTGGCGAGCGTGATCGGCAAGTACGGTCCCGGCAACGACGTGGAGAGCGTCGCCGGCGGGATCTTCGGCGTCGTCATGGTCTTCGGTCCCGGCATCGTCTGCTTCGGGCTGCGGGAGCGGCGGCAGATGTACACGGTCGTCGGCGGATTCACGGGCGGGACGGCGGTGCTGCTGCCGGCGCTGGGGCGGCCCTGGGTCGCCGCGCTGGTCGTCGCCGTCGTCGTGTTGATCTCCTCCGCGTTGTGCGCGGTCATCGGCGTCTTCTCGATCTGGCTCATCAACGCCGTCTACGAACTCGACTCCGCCCGCGAGGCGCAGGCCCGGCTCGCCGTCGCCGAGGAGCGGTTGCGGTTCGGGCGGGATCTGCACGACGTGATGGGGCGCAACCTCGCGGTGATCGCGCTGAAGAGCGAGCTGGCCGTGCAACTCGCGCGGCGGGGGCGGGAGGAGGCGGTGGAGCAGATGATCGAGGTGCAGCGGATCGCACAGGAGTCGCAGCGGGAGGTACGGGAAGTGGTGCGGGGGTACCGGGAGGTGGACCTCGGGGTCGAACTGCTCGGCGCGCAGGGTGTGTTGAGCGCGGCCGGGATCGAGTGCGAGGTGCGGGGGAACGTCGGGAAGCTGCCCGGGGAGGTGCAGTCGGTGCTGGGGTGGGTCGTGCGGGAGGCCACCACCAACGTGCTGCGGCACGGGGACGCGCAGCGGTGCCGGGTGGGGCTCGCCGTGTCCGACGGACGGGTCGTGCTGACCGTCGAGAACGACGGGGCGAGCGGGGCCGGCGGCGGGACGGGCGGGTCGGGGCTCGCGGGGTTGCGGGAGCGGCTTGCCGTCGTCGACGGGACGTTGGAGGCGGGGTTGGTGCCGGGTGGGGTGTTCCGGGTCGTGGCGGATGTGCCGCTGTCCGTGGGGGCCGGGAGTTCTGTCGGTTCTGTGAACAGGGGCGTTTCATGA
- a CDS encoding ABC transporter permease — MSGIATTTPGGRLKALARAEFTLLVRSRSTLVTALLVPLLLPFSLKAFTDDKMLKETGLDVGQVLLPAGIGFALLFGVYTTLSAIYTMRREELVLKRLRTGELRDAEILAGTALPMVLTGLLQTFVLIAGSMALVDLGMPEAPHLALLGVVLGFSVCVTLAAVTSGLTKTAESAQVTPMPFLFVSMILSGVAVPLEVFPERAASFFELLPLSPAITLIRGGWTGDMSGGDAVLAVVVGVAWTVGGVFAVQRWFRWEPRR; from the coding sequence GTGAGCGGGATCGCCACGACGACGCCGGGCGGGCGGCTGAAGGCGCTCGCGCGGGCCGAGTTCACGCTGCTGGTGCGGAGCAGGAGCACGCTCGTCACGGCGCTGCTGGTGCCGTTGCTGCTGCCGTTCAGCCTGAAGGCGTTCACGGACGACAAGATGCTGAAGGAGACCGGGCTCGACGTCGGGCAGGTGCTGCTGCCCGCCGGGATCGGGTTCGCGCTGCTGTTCGGCGTCTACACGACGCTCTCCGCGATCTACACGATGCGGCGCGAGGAGCTGGTGCTGAAGCGGCTGCGCACCGGGGAGCTGCGGGACGCGGAGATCCTGGCCGGGACCGCGCTGCCGATGGTCCTGACGGGGCTGCTCCAGACGTTCGTCCTCATCGCCGGGTCCATGGCGCTGGTCGACCTCGGCATGCCCGAGGCGCCTCATCTCGCGCTGCTGGGAGTGGTGTTGGGGTTCTCGGTGTGTGTGACGCTGGCCGCGGTGACGTCCGGGCTGACGAAGACGGCGGAGAGCGCGCAGGTGACTCCGATGCCGTTCCTGTTCGTCTCGATGATCCTCTCCGGGGTCGCCGTGCCGCTGGAGGTCTTTCCCGAACGGGCCGCGTCCTTCTTCGAGTTGCTGCCGCTGTCGCCGGCCATCACGTTGATCCGGGGCGGGTGGACGGGCGACATGTCCGGGGGCGACGCGGTGCTCGCGGTCGTGGTCGGGGTGGCCTGGACCGTCGGAGGCGTGTTTGCTGTGCAGCGGTGGTTCCGGTGGGAGCCGAGGCGCTGA
- a CDS encoding alpha/beta hydrolase family protein, whose protein sequence is MPRTTPLLLRAVLFLLALSATVLTAPTASAATVQLELPRPTGQFAVGRDTLHLVDASRPDPWVPEAGARELLVSLSYPARPGTGDPAAYMTTAEAERLLKNQGYDTVVPAETVSATRTNARTSARPAPGRFPLVLLSPGFTLPRTTLTLLSEEIASRGYVVAAVDHAYESVATTFPGGRLLPCVACEKYKETGLAKVTEIRARDFSFVTDELTGDHSRHATPSPYAAMIDPRRIGVAGHSVGGASAVPAMAGDPRFRAGANLDGGFFTDVPAAGLGARPFLMLGTRSTHSPGNATWDLAWQRLDGWKRWLTVTDAGHFTFTDLPVLAGQLGITDPDAPLPGARSGEITRAYLAAFFDLHLRHLPQPLLSGPTPTHPEVTFQHT, encoded by the coding sequence ATGCCAAGAACCACGCCCCTCCTCCTACGTGCCGTCCTGTTCCTTCTGGCCCTGTCCGCAACGGTGTTGACCGCACCCACCGCTTCGGCCGCCACCGTTCAGCTCGAACTGCCGCGCCCCACAGGCCAGTTCGCGGTGGGCCGGGACACGCTGCACCTGGTCGACGCCAGCCGGCCGGACCCCTGGGTGCCGGAGGCGGGCGCGCGGGAGTTGTTGGTGTCGCTCTCCTACCCGGCCCGTCCCGGCACCGGCGACCCGGCCGCCTACATGACCACGGCAGAGGCCGAACGGCTCCTGAAGAACCAGGGCTACGACACCGTCGTCCCCGCCGAGACGGTCAGCGCCACCCGCACCAACGCCCGCACCTCCGCCCGCCCGGCACCCGGCCGCTTCCCCCTCGTCCTGCTCTCCCCCGGCTTCACCCTCCCCCGCACGACCCTCACCCTCCTCTCCGAGGAGATCGCGAGCCGCGGATACGTCGTCGCAGCGGTCGACCACGCCTACGAGTCCGTGGCCACCACCTTCCCCGGCGGACGCCTCCTGCCGTGCGTGGCCTGCGAGAAGTACAAGGAGACGGGGCTGGCGAAGGTCACCGAGATCCGCGCACGCGACTTCTCTTTCGTGACGGACGAATTGACGGGGGACCACAGCCGACACGCCACTCCCTCTCCTTACGCCGCGATGATCGACCCCCGGCGCATCGGCGTCGCAGGCCACTCCGTCGGCGGCGCGAGCGCGGTCCCCGCCATGGCTGGTGACCCCCGCTTCCGCGCCGGCGCGAACCTGGACGGCGGTTTCTTCACCGACGTACCCGCCGCCGGCCTCGGCGCCCGCCCCTTCCTGATGCTCGGCACCCGGTCCACCCACAGCCCCGGGAACGCGACCTGGGACCTCGCCTGGCAGCGCCTCGACGGCTGGAAGCGCTGGCTGACCGTCACCGACGCCGGCCACTTCACCTTCACCGACCTCCCCGTCCTCGCCGGCCAACTCGGCATCACCGACCCCGACGCCCCTCTCCCCGGCGCCCGCTCCGGCGAGATCACCCGCGCCTACCTCGCCGCCTTCTTCGACCTCCACCTCCGCCACCTCCCCCAGCCCCTCCTGTCCGGCCCCACCCCCACACACCCAGAAGTGACCTTTCAGCACACCTGA
- a CDS encoding histone-like nucleoid-structuring protein Lsr2: MAQKVVVTLFDDIDGSEAAETIAFGLDGKSYEIDLNEANAKKLRKALAPYVEAGRKRSRSGKAYKQTEVAPDPSAVRAWALANKFDVPARGRIPKKVYEAFAEAQ, from the coding sequence GTGGCGCAGAAGGTCGTGGTCACTCTCTTTGACGACATCGACGGCTCGGAAGCGGCGGAAACGATCGCGTTCGGGCTCGACGGCAAGTCGTACGAGATCGACCTGAATGAAGCCAATGCCAAGAAACTGCGTAAGGCGCTCGCGCCGTACGTGGAGGCCGGCCGCAAGCGGTCCCGGTCGGGCAAGGCGTACAAGCAGACGGAGGTCGCCCCCGACCCGTCCGCCGTCCGGGCCTGGGCCCTGGCGAACAAGTTCGACGTGCCGGCCCGGGGCCGGATCCCCAAGAAGGTGTACGAGGCGTTCGCCGAGGCGCAGTAG
- a CDS encoding response regulator transcription factor — protein sequence MSVRVLLADDEHLIRGALAALLSLEDDLVIVAEAATGPEALAMARAHEPDVAVLDLQMPGADGVKVATSLRAELPSCRVLIVTSHGRPGHLKRALAAGVRGFVPKTVSAQRLAEIIRTVHAGNRYVDPELAADAISSGDSPLTSREAEVLELAADGAPVAEIAERASLSQGTVRNYLSSAVSKLGVENRHAAVRLARERGWV from the coding sequence ATGAGCGTGCGGGTGTTGCTCGCCGACGACGAGCATCTGATCCGGGGTGCGCTGGCCGCGCTGCTGTCGCTGGAGGACGACCTCGTCATCGTCGCCGAGGCGGCCACCGGGCCCGAGGCGCTGGCCATGGCGCGGGCGCACGAGCCCGACGTCGCCGTGCTGGATCTTCAGATGCCGGGGGCGGACGGTGTGAAGGTCGCCACATCGTTGCGGGCCGAGCTGCCTTCGTGCCGGGTGCTGATCGTGACGAGTCATGGTCGGCCGGGGCATCTGAAGCGGGCGCTCGCGGCGGGGGTGCGGGGGTTCGTGCCGAAGACGGTGAGCGCGCAGCGGCTGGCCGAGATCATCCGGACCGTGCATGCCGGGAACCGGTACGTGGACCCGGAGTTGGCGGCCGACGCGATCTCCTCCGGGGACTCGCCGCTGACGTCGCGGGAGGCGGAGGTGCTGGAGCTGGCCGCCGACGGGGCGCCGGTCGCGGAGATCGCCGAGCGGGCGTCGCTGTCCCAGGGGACCGTGCGGAACTATCTGTCGTCCGCCGTGTCGAAGCTGGGGGTGGAGAACCGGCATGCGGCGGTGCGGCTCGCCCGGGAGCGGGGTTGGGTATAG